A genomic stretch from Coffea arabica cultivar ET-39 chromosome 10c, Coffea Arabica ET-39 HiFi, whole genome shotgun sequence includes:
- the LOC113714488 gene encoding cypmaclein-like produces MKLFSLFLVAILLLQVFTEALSISGTTTPQTHQVDGRSKRPKINCSYACSRRCSKASRKNVCTRTCKACCARCNCVPPGTYGNKELCPCYARLKTRGNKPKCP; encoded by the exons ATGAAGCTTTTCAGCCTTTTCCTTGTGGCCATCCTCCTTCTACAG GTTTTCACAGAGGCATTGTCCATCAGTGGCACCACCACTCCTCAGACCCATCAG GTGGATGGTCGGTCTAAACGTCCAAAAATTA ATTGCAGCTATGCATGCTCGAGAAGATGTAGCAAGGCATCAAGAAAGAATGTTTGCACTAGAACGTGCAAGGCCTGCTGTGCAAGGTGCAACTGTGTTCCACCAGGAACTTATGGAAACAAGGAACTTTGTCCCTGCTATGCCAGATTGAAGACCCGAGGGAACAAGCCCAAGTGCCCTTGA